In Kineococcus sp. NBC_00420, a single genomic region encodes these proteins:
- a CDS encoding SDR family oxidoreductase — translation MKIVVIGGTGLIGSQVVQLLTAHGHEAVPASPASGVDTLTGAGLADVLVGAAVVVDVSNSPSFADADVLRFFTTSTGNLLAAEESAGVGHHVALSVVGNDRHPGSGYLRAKAAQEELLRNSGVPYSVVRATQFFEFARGIAASSTDDQGNARISPALFQPVASADVAAAVARTAAGEPVKGFLEIAGPEKLHLDEFVRIGLAAAGSDQKVVTDPAAPYFGVVLDDDSLVPAPDATTSTTTYAEWLTVPGNATGGRR, via the coding sequence GTGAAGATCGTCGTCATCGGTGGAACCGGGCTCATCGGTTCCCAGGTCGTCCAGCTGCTCACGGCCCACGGGCACGAGGCCGTCCCGGCCTCCCCCGCGTCGGGGGTCGACACCCTCACCGGGGCGGGTCTCGCCGACGTCCTGGTCGGCGCCGCAGTGGTCGTGGACGTCTCGAACTCCCCCTCCTTCGCCGACGCGGACGTGCTGCGGTTCTTCACCACGTCCACGGGGAACCTGCTCGCGGCCGAGGAGTCCGCCGGAGTGGGCCACCACGTCGCCCTGTCCGTCGTCGGCAACGACCGTCACCCCGGTTCGGGGTACCTGCGGGCGAAGGCCGCGCAGGAAGAACTCCTCCGGAACTCCGGCGTCCCGTACTCCGTCGTCCGCGCGACGCAGTTCTTCGAGTTCGCCCGCGGCATCGCGGCGTCCTCGACCGACGACCAGGGGAACGCGCGCATCTCGCCCGCGCTGTTCCAGCCCGTCGCCTCCGCGGACGTCGCCGCAGCGGTGGCCCGCACCGCGGCGGGTGAACCCGTGAAGGGTTTCCTCGAGATCGCCGGTCCGGAGAAGCTCCACCTCGACGAGTTCGTCCGGATCGGGCTGGCGGCGGCCGGTTCGGACCAGAAGGTCGTCACCGACCCCGCGGCCCCGTACTTCGGTGTCGTCCTCGACGACGACTCGCTCGTTCCCGCCCCCGACGCCACGACCTCCACGACCACCTACGCCGAGTGGCTCACCGTGCCCGGGAACGCGACCGGTGGTCGGCGATGA
- a CDS encoding SDR family oxidoreductase, with amino-acid sequence MRIAVAGGTGTIGRHAVDLLRRGGHEVVVLTTSTGVDLTTGRGLEGRLVDCHRVLDLSNTRADAGREQSEAFFSASARNLLSAAHEAGVGHIAFLSIVGADVVDLGYYHGKRRQEELVTTGPLPWTLLRATQLHEFAAQLLDVADGPVVYVPPMLTQPVAAIDVATRLVELVTGPARGTVPPIAGPDALWVADMARRVLARRGVSRQVETLPVSDALALQLAGGDLVPEGEFLSATTTFGQYLDGLVPAGRV; translated from the coding sequence ATGAGGATCGCGGTCGCCGGCGGGACCGGCACCATCGGACGCCACGCCGTCGACCTGCTGCGACGCGGGGGCCACGAGGTCGTCGTGCTGACGACCTCCACGGGCGTGGACCTGACGACCGGGAGGGGTCTGGAGGGGCGTCTCGTCGACTGCCACCGCGTCCTCGACCTGTCGAACACCCGCGCCGACGCGGGCCGCGAACAGTCGGAGGCGTTCTTCTCCGCGAGCGCGAGGAACCTGCTGTCCGCCGCCCACGAGGCCGGCGTCGGGCACATCGCGTTCCTCTCCATCGTCGGTGCCGACGTCGTGGACCTCGGCTACTACCACGGGAAGCGTCGGCAGGAGGAACTCGTGACGACGGGCCCGCTGCCGTGGACCCTGTTGCGCGCGACCCAGCTGCACGAGTTCGCGGCCCAGTTGCTCGACGTCGCCGACGGACCGGTCGTGTACGTCCCACCGATGCTGACCCAGCCGGTCGCGGCGATCGACGTGGCCACCCGCCTGGTGGAACTCGTGACGGGTCCGGCGCGGGGCACCGTGCCCCCGATCGCCGGTCCCGACGCCCTGTGGGTGGCCGACATGGCCCGTCGCGTCCTCGCGCGACGAGGGGTGAGCCGGCAGGTGGAGACCCTGCCGGTGTCCGACGCCCTGGCCCTGCAGCTGGCCGGAGGCGACCTCGTACCGGAGGGCGAGTTCCTCAGCGCCACGACGACGTTCGGTCAGTACCTCGACGGTCTCGTGCCCGCGGGCCGGGTCTGA
- a CDS encoding FAD-binding oxidoreductase, producing MGEPTARSATTTRRTVLAVGLTLATAACDRPAPPARPTTTPTPTSTSTPSWDDLSARLPGGLLRPDTTGWNPSNLLYNPRFTAAPQAVAPVRTADDVAACVAFAADSGTPLRMRNGGHSYGGWSADDGLVVDLAALNSVEVSADGTTASVGAGATLIDVYSQLGSRGLAIGAGSCPTVGVSGLTLGGGVGVLAPSFGLTCDQLRSATVVTADGRQQTVDGDDALFWALRGGGPGLAAVTSWEFALRPAPDVEVFFLRWPWERAADVLAAWQAWLPDAPRELWSTCKLLANPGDGDRVQVSGAWTGSASLDTALAGLLGRLPAPAANTHRRLDYAAAMAYEAGCSGLDAAACTTKALDGDHRQPFAATSSMLGRELPDAGVQAGVAAVQAVIDAPPAGLVEAGMSFDALGGAVADVAPDATAFPWRTALATVQHTATWTGRQDAAGFDAVVAGTRAALSRWTGNAAYVNYADAGLPDRATACWGDNLARLREVRKTVDPDGVFASPGTGD from the coding sequence ATGGGTGAACCCACCGCTCGCTCAGCGACCACGACCCGCAGGACGGTCCTGGCCGTCGGGCTCACCCTGGCCACGGCCGCCTGCGACCGCCCGGCTCCACCGGCTCGTCCGACCACGACGCCCACGCCCACATCCACGTCCACGCCGAGCTGGGACGACCTGTCCGCCCGCCTGCCCGGCGGTCTGCTGCGCCCCGACACCACGGGCTGGAACCCCTCGAACCTGCTCTACAACCCCCGCTTCACGGCCGCCCCGCAGGCCGTGGCCCCCGTCCGCACCGCCGACGACGTGGCGGCCTGCGTCGCCTTCGCCGCCGACTCCGGAACCCCGCTGAGGATGCGCAACGGAGGTCACTCCTACGGCGGCTGGTCCGCCGACGACGGGCTCGTGGTCGACCTGGCGGCGCTGAACTCCGTCGAGGTGTCGGCCGACGGGACGACGGCGAGCGTCGGGGCGGGCGCCACCCTCATCGACGTCTACTCGCAGTTGGGTTCCCGGGGTCTCGCGATCGGCGCCGGATCGTGTCCCACGGTGGGCGTCAGCGGACTCACCCTCGGCGGCGGGGTCGGCGTGCTCGCCCCCTCGTTCGGGCTCACCTGCGACCAGCTGCGCTCCGCGACGGTCGTCACCGCGGACGGGAGGCAGCAGACCGTCGACGGGGACGACGCCCTGTTCTGGGCGCTGCGCGGCGGCGGCCCCGGACTGGCCGCGGTGACGTCGTGGGAGTTCGCGCTGCGTCCCGCTCCCGACGTGGAGGTGTTCTTCCTGCGCTGGCCGTGGGAACGCGCGGCCGACGTCCTCGCCGCCTGGCAGGCGTGGCTGCCGGACGCACCGCGGGAACTGTGGTCCACGTGCAAGCTCCTCGCGAACCCCGGCGACGGCGACCGGGTGCAGGTCTCCGGGGCGTGGACCGGGTCGGCCTCCCTGGACACCGCCCTCGCGGGTCTCCTCGGCCGCCTCCCCGCGCCCGCCGCGAACACCCACCGCCGTCTCGACTACGCCGCGGCGATGGCCTACGAGGCGGGGTGTTCCGGGCTGGACGCGGCGGCGTGCACGACGAAGGCCCTCGACGGCGACCACCGGCAACCCTTCGCCGCGACCTCCTCGATGCTCGGCCGGGAACTCCCGGACGCCGGGGTCCAGGCGGGAGTCGCTGCGGTGCAGGCGGTCATCGACGCACCACCGGCCGGTCTGGTCGAGGCCGGGATGTCGTTCGACGCCCTCGGGGGCGCGGTGGCCGACGTCGCCCCCGACGCCACGGCGTTCCCCTGGCGCACCGCCCTCGCCACCGTCCAGCACACCGCCACCTGGACGGGACGGCAGGACGCCGCGGGTTTCGACGCCGTGGTCGCCGGGACCCGTGCGGCGCTGAGCCGGTGGACCGGGAACGCGGCCTACGTGAACTACGCCGACGCCGGGCTCCCCGACCGGGCGACGGCCTGCTGGGGCGACAACCTCGCCCGCCTGCGAGAGGTGCGGAAGACGGTCGACCCCGACGGCGTCTTCGCCTCACCCGGCACGGGAGACTGA
- a CDS encoding cell wall-binding repeat-containing protein yields MRTKTLASIAAVGLAAVAVASASAASATDAPQTDRHARTLSADTLRSVETKSSQTAAGNLRVSGADRYETAAQISALGGWDHDTTSAVFLASGTSFPDALALGNTFSGFGPVLLTERDSLPAATRAELARIRPCLIIVAGGAPSVSDAVFADAEQYVDHAGCDIS; encoded by the coding sequence ATGCGCACCAAGACCCTCGCCTCCATCGCCGCCGTCGGGCTCGCCGCCGTCGCGGTCGCCTCCGCGAGCGCGGCCTCCGCCACCGACGCCCCGCAGACCGACCGCCACGCGCGCACCCTCTCGGCCGACACCCTGCGCAGCGTCGAGACCAAGTCGTCGCAGACGGCGGCCGGCAACCTCCGCGTCTCCGGCGCGGACCGCTACGAGACCGCGGCCCAGATCTCCGCCCTGGGCGGCTGGGACCACGACACCACGTCCGCGGTGTTCCTCGCCTCCGGGACCTCGTTCCCCGACGCCCTCGCCCTGGGCAACACCTTCTCGGGGTTCGGTCCCGTGCTGCTGACCGAACGCGACAGCCTGCCCGCCGCGACCCGGGCCGAGCTCGCCCGGATCCGCCCCTGCTTGATCATCGTCGCCGGTGGGGCCCCGAGCGTCTCCGACGCCGTCTTCGCCGACGCCGAGCAGTACGTCGACCACGCCGGGTGCGACATCTCCTGA
- a CDS encoding ribonuclease Z, which translates to MSPRELVVLGTAGQAPTRTRNHNGYLLRWDGTSILFDPGEGIQRQMLHAEVSAPRIERICVTHRHNDHCLGIPGVLNRMAQDGPGRAVTLHGPVDAFEHLHALAVVADAHVAVTVEGVPTLDEPVDVAEVAGCRLTAQALDHRVPTIGYRLAEPAGRSFDADALAAAGISGRDVGELARRGELRGVRLGDVSVERPGQVFGFVMDTRLCPAVEEVVRDADLAVLECTYADRDTDLALSRGHLTARQAGLAAARAGVRTLVLAHFSQRYPDLEELGLEARAAIAEVGAGTTVHVARDLDVVAVPPRRHPAPASRAS; encoded by the coding sequence GTGAGCCCCCGCGAACTCGTCGTCCTCGGCACCGCCGGGCAGGCACCCACCAGGACCCGCAACCACAACGGGTACCTGCTGCGCTGGGACGGCACCTCGATCCTCTTCGACCCCGGCGAAGGCATCCAGCGTCAGATGCTGCACGCCGAGGTCTCCGCACCCCGTATCGAGCGGATCTGCGTGACCCACCGCCACAACGACCACTGCCTGGGCATCCCCGGCGTCCTGAACCGGATGGCCCAGGACGGACCGGGACGTGCGGTGACCCTGCACGGGCCGGTCGACGCGTTCGAGCACCTCCACGCGCTCGCCGTCGTCGCCGACGCGCACGTGGCGGTCACCGTCGAGGGGGTTCCCACCCTGGACGAGCCCGTCGACGTGGCCGAGGTCGCGGGGTGCCGGTTGACCGCGCAGGCCCTGGACCACCGGGTCCCCACGATCGGCTACCGGTTGGCCGAACCCGCGGGCCGGTCCTTCGACGCCGACGCCCTCGCCGCCGCGGGGATCAGCGGTCGCGACGTCGGGGAACTGGCACGACGGGGTGAACTCCGCGGGGTCCGCCTCGGCGACGTCTCCGTGGAACGCCCCGGGCAGGTGTTCGGCTTCGTGATGGACACCCGCCTCTGCCCGGCCGTCGAGGAGGTCGTCCGCGACGCCGACCTCGCCGTCCTGGAGTGCACGTACGCCGACCGCGACACCGACCTGGCCCTCAGCCGGGGGCACCTGACCGCCCGTCAGGCCGGGCTCGCCGCCGCCCGTGCCGGAGTGCGCACGCTGGTGTTGGCGCACTTCTCGCAGCGCTACCCCGACCTGGAGGAACTCGGACTCGAAGCCCGGGCCGCGATCGCGGAGGTCGGAGCCGGGACGACGGTCCACGTCGCCCGCGACCTCGACGTCGTCGCGGTACCGCCCCGACGTCACCCTGCGCCGGCGTCCCGGGCGTCGTAG